AAATATAGCGTGGATGGGAATGAATAAATTTGCTCCTCAGGCACCTGTAATAGTAGCTATAGTCCTTGAAAAAGGAAAATTCATCTCCTCTTTTGCTAGTGTTTTGCAAAACAAAGAATATCCTCTTATTGATATAGGAATTGTAGCTAATCAATTTTGCCTTCAAGCATCAGATTTAGGATTAGCAACCTGCATGGTCGGTTGGTTTAATGAGCGAAAAATAAAAAAGCTATTGGGAATACCAAAGAAAAAAAGAATTCCATTGATAATTACATTGGGATATTCAGAAGCGCCTACGCGAGATAAAATTCGTAAACCTATTGAAGAAATGCATACTTGGAATAACTACTAATTTGAAGTATTTACTGCGAAAAAAGTATATACTTAAAATTTGTTTTTTTATGAATGTGGAGGAAATTAGAGATTTTTGTTTGTCATTAACTGGCAGCACTGAATGCATGCCTTTTGACGATGAAACGCTTGTGTTTAAAGTTGGAGGCAAAATGTTTGCTTTTATTCCTTTAGAAAAAACAGACACATTCATAAATCTAAAATGCGATCCGGAGTATTCGGCAGCATTAAGAGAAAAATACAATTCTATTCAGCCTGGCTACCACATGAATAAACGTTATTGGAACACAGTTTTTGTAAATAATGAAATATCAGAAAATTTGTTAAAGAAAATGATAAAACATTCCTATGACGAAGTGGTAAAAAAACTTCCAAAGAGCGAGCAAAGTAAATATAGATAAGAATTAAAAAATAGTATTACTAACATTGTCTAAAAAAGCAATGTTTCTTCAACGAATGTAACGAATAAACTAAGTATCTATTCGAGCATATTTAGCATTTCGCTCAATGAATTCGCGCCTTGGAGCAACATCATCTCCCATTAGCATTGAGAAAATGCGGTCTGCTTCAGCTCCGTTTTCAATTGTAACTTGGCGTAATGTGCGCGTTTCAGGATTCATTGTTGTTTCCCAAAGCTGCTCGGCATTCATCTCTCCCAAACCTTTATATCTTTGAATATGCACGCCTTTTTCACCTTTCATTTCTTGAGTAATTAAATCTCGTTGAGCGTCATCCCATGCATATTGTTCTTTATTTCCTTTTTTTATTAAATAAAGAGGAGGTGTGGCAATATACACATGTCCGTTTTCAATAAGAGGTTTCATATATCTGAAGAAGAAAGTCAAAATAAGTGTAGCTATATGGCTACCGTCAACGTCGGCGTCAGTCATAATTATAATCTTGTGATAACGAAGTTTTGACAAGTTTAGTTCTTTGGAATCTTCTTCTGTGCCAATGGTTACGCCAAAAGCTGTAAATATATTTTTAATTTCATCAGAGTCAAAAACTCTATGAGCCATAGCTTTTTCCACGTTTAGGATTTTTCCTCTTAATGGAAGGATAGCTTGTATATTTCTGTTTCTACCTTGCTTTGCTGTTCCACCTGCAGAATCACCTTCCACTAGGAAAATTTCACATAAAGAAGGATCTTTTTCAGAGCAATCTGCTAGCTTGCCTGGTAATCCACCTATTGTTAAAACATTTTTCCGTTGAACTAGTTCGCGCGCTTTGCGTGCTGCATGGCGAGCTGTTGCAGCTAAAATAACTTTGTTTACAATTGCTTTTGCTTCCTTGGGATTTTCTTCTAAATAATAATTCAAATATTCAGAAATTACAGTGTCAACTACTCCCATAACGTCAGTGTTCCCGAGCTTTGTTTTTGTTTGTCCTTCAAATTGAGGTTCAGCAACTTTTACGGAAATAATCGCTGTAAGTCCTTCTCTAAAGTCATCTCCACTAATGTCAAATTTTAATTTTGCCAACATTCCTGATTTTTCAGCATAAGCTTTCAAGGTTCTTGTCAATCCTCTTCTGAAGCCAGCTAAGTGTGTTCCACCTTCAATTGTGTTTATATTATTTACAAAAGTATGTACATTTTCAGAGAATGATGTGTTGTATTGCATTGCAATTTCAATTGGAACACCGTTTTTTTCACCCTCAAAGTAGATTGGCTCTTCGATTAATTTTTCTCTATTGCCATCTAAATATTCAATAAAATCACGTAATCCTCGTGCAGAATAAAATTCATCTCTAGTTGTTTCTCCATCTTCGTTTTCTCTTTCATCTGTTAAAGTGAGCTTTATTCCTTTGTTTAAAAATGATAATTCTTTTAATCTGCTTGCTAATATATCATATACGTATGTAACATTATTGAAAATACCGCTATCTGGCATAAAGTATATGGTTGTGCCTGTTTTATCAGTTTTGCCAATTTCTTCAACTCCGGTAATTGGCTTTCCATAAGCATATTTTTGCTCAAATATTTTACCGTCTTTGTGAATTGTGGCTATTAAACTTGACGACAAAGCATTCACACACGATACGCCAACGCCATGCAATCCACCTGAAACTTTGTATGAGCCTTTGTCAAACTTTCCTCCAGCATGTAAAACGGTCATTACAACTTCTAATGCAGATCTTTTTTCCTTTTCGTGCATATCCACAGGAATTCCTCGCCCATTGTCAGTTACAATAATACTATTGTCTTTATTTATTGTTACATCAATATTAGTGCAAAAACCTGCGAGTGCTTCATCAATTGAGTTGTCAACAACTTCATATACTAAATGGTGTAATCCTCTTTGTCCAACATCGCCAATATACATCGCTGGACGTTTTCTAACAGCTTCAAGACCTTCTAATACTTGTATATTTTCTGCTGAATAGCCATTTTCAATTTTTTCTAATGTTTTTGTTTCTTCTGTCATTCCGTAAATATTTGATTATAACACAGTTACCTGTATTATTGATAATGTACAAAGATACGAAAAATATTTGTAAAAAAAAAGATAAATTGTATGATTTTATCGCATTGTTAATATGTTTTTACAAGAGACTGAAAATCATTATTATATGAAAAAATATTAATTTAATTAGTTTTTAGTTTTGAGTGTGTAGTTATTGCGTTTTTTATGCTAACTGTCTGTGTATCAAAGATTTACGCAGGCACGCCTGAGCAGTGTGGTCGCTGCCGTGTAACTGCTTGATTGTCAGCGCTTTATGTAGATAGGTGGTTTTGCATTTATTATGTATAACTTATTGATTACAAGCAACTTATGACAAAAATTGAGTTTTAACTCAAAGTCATAAAAAATATACAAGATAATTTAGTAATCTAGATAATTTCATTTTTTTATTTTGCAGAATTAAATTTTATCAATTTTTCCCAATTTATAATACCATTATCACAAAAATCTTTTGAAAATTCTAATGTTAAATTATTTACTACTTGAGTATAAGCATTATAAAACTCTTCATTTTTCTGTTTTAATTTCATTCATATTTAATCATCTCATTAAAAATAGTTGAATAAACAACATCTATGCTTGTAAGTAAACCACTTTCTAATCCTTTTTTTGCAATACGTATTTCTTCATCATTTAATTTTCTTCCTATTCTTTCTATTGCTTCTAACTGTAAGTCTTCAACTGTAAAAGATAAAAGAATTTCATTTGATTGTGTTATATCCATTAGATTGTTTTTTTACCAAAAAATCTGTTTTACAAAGATAGCTTTTTTTGTTGATATGTCAATAACAAAGCGATAATAGATTTATTGCAAAATGTTAAATTTGAATTTCTAATGCTGATTATTAACGACTTACATGAGTCAACCCTCACGAAATAATTTTTATAGCGCAATTGTCTGATTATCAGCGACTTATGTGGGCGGGCGGCGACTCATAATCATCTGATTATCAATGGCTTACGCAGAACAGGCGAGCATCACCAGCAGCAAATAAATTTACAAATTAATATTTAATAGAATAAAGGCGTAGCCTACTAAAAATCCAATTATTACGCTAATAAATTTTGCAAGTAAAAATCCTTTTCTCGATTCAGCAAGGAGAGGCAAAGCTCCGTGTCCATCTTGAACAATGCTAGATCCCATTAACACACCCAAAGGAATAACGCCACTAGCAAACATTGTAACGAAAACCATGTGCGGTCCTGATTCCGGAATTATGCCAATTAAGCAAGCTATAAGAAGTAATATTATTGGATTTTCTTTTACCCATACTTCTAAATCTAATACAGGTAAAGCTAGCTCTATAACCAATAAAGCACCAAAAGTCCAAAGAAATATTTTCAAAAAATGCTTTTTAATTACATGCCCCCACAAATGTTCGCTTATAAAATGCTCTGGTAGCTTTAAAATTGCAAAAAATGTAATTAGTGCCAATGCTGCAAAAACATATTGTATATATTCTTCGAAATGGAAATGCTTTAGTGCGTGTTCATTTTCATGAGAATGGAGCCCACCGCCAATTGTTAGATTTATTATTACTAGAGCTAATCCGAAAAGCAAAAGTGCTCTTTGAAATGTTATATGTTTTAAATTTTCGATTATACTTGTTTTTTCTTTTTTAGTATCATGTTCGTGCACTTCAAAATGCATATTTGCTAGATTAATTTTTTTATTTTTAAAAATATAATGAGTGGCATAGCCGGCAATAATAGCTATTACTGCTAAAAATATGTGAATAATTATTGCTTTTACAGGAAACATAGAGAACATGAGAAAAGCTTCATCTCCAGAAGTGGCTATTAGCGTTGCAACTAGAGCTCCAAATCCAACATTGCCATGTGTAAACAGCGACACCATAAAAAAAGTCCCAAAGCAGCCAGGAAGTAAGCCCATTAATGTGCCGAGAATGATTTGTCCGTGAACATTTTTTTGCATTTTCTCAAGCCATTTGCCATTGCTTTTTACGTTTATAAATTCAATCATAAGCATCATGACTAAAACAATTCCTGTTAGAGTTAATGCTGTAAGAAAAATAGAGTGGAAAACTTCCATAACTTGAAAAATTTTATACAAAAATAAAATAGATTTTATGAATATTTACAAAATAAAATATTATTTTTTTGACTATGCCAGCGTTTAAACATATATATATCATAATTTAATTGATAAAAGTCAGTCGTTATTGCAATAAATTTTCTAATTATTTTTTAGCTTATTTCTAAATAAATGACTACCTTAGCAGCATAACTAAAAAATATAATTGAAATGGGAAATATAGAATGGTCAAAATTACCTTTTGGGTACA
The Bacteroidales bacterium DNA segment above includes these coding regions:
- a CDS encoding NAD(P)H nitroreductase → MDFFDLIKLRQSTRSYKNKPVEKEKILQCIESARLSPSANNSQPWKFIVVEEAELREKVASNIAWMGMNKFAPQAPVIVAIVLEKGKFISSFASVLQNKEYPLIDIGIVANQFCLQASDLGLATCMVGWFNERKIKKLLGIPKKKRIPLIITLGYSEAPTRDKIRKPIEEMHTWNNY
- a CDS encoding MmcQ/YjbR family DNA-binding protein produces the protein MNVEEIRDFCLSLTGSTECMPFDDETLVFKVGGKMFAFIPLEKTDTFINLKCDPEYSAALREKYNSIQPGYHMNKRYWNTVFVNNEISENLLKKMIKHSYDEVVKKLPKSEQSKYR
- the gyrB gene encoding DNA topoisomerase (ATP-hydrolyzing) subunit B; the encoded protein is MTEETKTLEKIENGYSAENIQVLEGLEAVRKRPAMYIGDVGQRGLHHLVYEVVDNSIDEALAGFCTNIDVTINKDNSIIVTDNGRGIPVDMHEKEKRSALEVVMTVLHAGGKFDKGSYKVSGGLHGVGVSCVNALSSSLIATIHKDGKIFEQKYAYGKPITGVEEIGKTDKTGTTIYFMPDSGIFNNVTYVYDILASRLKELSFLNKGIKLTLTDERENEDGETTRDEFYSARGLRDFIEYLDGNREKLIEEPIYFEGEKNGVPIEIAMQYNTSFSENVHTFVNNINTIEGGTHLAGFRRGLTRTLKAYAEKSGMLAKLKFDISGDDFREGLTAIISVKVAEPQFEGQTKTKLGNTDVMGVVDTVISEYLNYYLEENPKEAKAIVNKVILAATARHAARKARELVQRKNVLTIGGLPGKLADCSEKDPSLCEIFLVEGDSAGGTAKQGRNRNIQAILPLRGKILNVEKAMAHRVFDSDEIKNIFTAFGVTIGTEEDSKELNLSKLRYHKIIIMTDADVDGSHIATLILTFFFRYMKPLIENGHVYIATPPLYLIKKGNKEQYAWDDAQRDLITQEMKGEKGVHIQRYKGLGEMNAEQLWETTMNPETRTLRQVTIENGAEADRIFSMLMGDDVAPRREFIERNAKYARIDT
- a CDS encoding arsenic efflux protein; its protein translation is MEVFHSIFLTALTLTGIVLVMMLMIEFINVKSNGKWLEKMQKNVHGQIILGTLMGLLPGCFGTFFMVSLFTHGNVGFGALVATLIATSGDEAFLMFSMFPVKAIIIHIFLAVIAIIAGYATHYIFKNKKINLANMHFEVHEHDTKKEKTSIIENLKHITFQRALLLFGLALVIINLTIGGGLHSHENEHALKHFHFEEYIQYVFAALALITFFAILKLPEHFISEHLWGHVIKKHFLKIFLWTFGALLVIELALPVLDLEVWVKENPIILLLIACLIGIIPESGPHMVFVTMFASGVIPLGVLMGSSIVQDGHGALPLLAESRKGFLLAKFISVIIGFLVGYAFILLNINL